In the genome of Dermatobacter hominis, the window CGAGTTCACCGGCGACCTCTGAGCCGTGACACATCCGTGACACACGGGGGAGCGAACGAGTGCGAAACGCTGGGAACCGCCGAGCACTCAGAACCGCGGGATTGCAGGCGACTCGCCCGCGATCGCACCCCTGGCGCGGGCCTGCAGTGCATGCAGCCGAAGTGATCTGATCCCGGCCCGCCCGGGATCTGTCCGAGTCCCGACCACCGGGAGTGCCGCGCCACGGCACTGCCGGTGGTCGGGCCGCGTTTTGGGGGTCGAAACCTGGCCCCGTCGGTGTCACGATCAGGCGGGAAGGAGTCGGCCGTGGATCACAGGACGGTGCTGCAGGCGGCGCTCGCGATCGCCGTGAGCGTGGTGATCGCCGTGTCCCTGTTCGGGTTCGTCGGCGAGGAGTGGGGCGACGCCGGCGAGCTGGTCTTCTGCGTGGCGCTGCTGTCGCTCATCGTGCTCCAGGCCGCGTACCGCCGGTTCCGGCACGGACGGCGGGAACCCGCTGCGATCGTGGAGGCCCCCGCCGAGCTCCGGCGCTAGCGCCGCGAGCCGGCCGTCCGCGTTCGGGGAGGGTCAGTCGAGCGGGGTGCCGGGCCGGAAGGGGCGTGCCCCGGACGGGACCTTGGCCGCCCTGCCGAACCACCACCCCTGCTCCGACATCTCGAGCAGCGCGTGGTCGCCCGAGCTGTTGCCGTAGCCGTGGACGGTGACGTCGAGCTCGCCGTCGGGGGCGGCCCCCAGCCACTCCCGCAGGCGGACCGCTTTCTGCTCGGCCCGCACGTTGGGCCTGGCCAGCCGACCGGTGAGCACGCCGTCCACGACCTCGGGCTCGACGCCGATGACGCCGTCCATCGACAGCTCCCGGGCGATCGGCTCCAGGTAGTAGACGAGCGACGCCGACACGATCACCGTGCTGTGGCCGACCCGGTGGTGCTCGTGGATGCGGGCGACGACGTCGGGCCGGAGCCGGTCACCGGTCAGCAGGTCCCGGGCGTAGCGCTCCCCGGCGTGGCGCAGGTCCTCCTCGGCCCGGCCGCCGAGCAGCAGCTCGATCATGTGCTCCTTGATGCGGTCCCGGTCCTGGAGCGGCACCTTGCGCCGGGCGCCGAGGAGCCCGAGCCGCGTGCACGCCGACGTGAAGCGCGCCGGCCCGGCGACCTTGGCGAGGAACGGCACGAGGGTGTCGCGCTTGGTGATGGTGCCGTCGAAGTCGAAGGCGGCGATCGTCCGGGACATCAGCGGGCTCGGGGGGTCGGGGCGTGCGGCCGGTAGCTCAGAGCGGCTGGGACGTGTGTGCGATGTAGGTGGCGAGGCGGTTCAGCGACCGCTCCATGGCCGTCCGGTTCTTCTCGGGCCAACCGAGGCGGGTGACGTAGCCGGCGGCCTTCGCCGTCGACCAGTCAAAGGTCTCGGTCACCCGGGTGATCGGCTCGCCGTCGACCGGCTCCTGCTCCTCGAACTCCCAGCGCCAGCGCCACCCGCCGACGTGGGCCCAGGCGAAGCGGCGGCCCTCGGCGTACTCCACGACCGTGTTGGAGATGAAGTAGGGGAGCCCGACGCGCATGTTGGCGGTGAAGCGGTCGCCGAGCGCCAGCTTGCGCTTGGCGCCCTTCACCCCGCGGACCGAGCCGGAGCCGTCGATCACCGGGTGCATCGTCGGGTCGGCGACCAGGTCGAACAGCCGCTGCGCGGTCGCCGGGATCAGGCGGCTGACCGACACCGAGGTCGCGGTGGACGCGGTCGGCGCGGACGGGTCCGTGGTCGTGGGCTGCGCGGTCATGGTCAGCGACGATAGGTGGCGGTCGCCCCGGCGGGCACGCTCAGCGGTCGAGGATCGCCCGCAGCGCCGGCTCGAGCACGGGGTCCTCGAACTCGTAGCCCGCGTCGGCGAGCACCCCGCTCACGATCCGCTGGCTCGTCAGCAGGAGCGAGTCCGCGAGCTCCCGGCCGTACAGCACCCTCGGTCCGATCATGGGGATGATCGTCGTCGGGCGGTGCAGCACGCGGCCGAGCGTCGAGGCGAACTCGGCGTTGCGGACCGGCTCGGGCGCGACGAGGTTCACCGGACCGGTGACGGGCGTGCCATCACCGCCCCGCGCCGCCGCGGCCCGTTCGAGCAGGAACGTGATCGCGCCGATCTCGTCGCGGAGCGTGATCCAGCTCTGGAACTGCCGGCCCGACCCGGACCGGCCGCCGAGGCCGACGCGGAAGAACGGCAGCTGCTTGGCGAGCGCCCCGCCGCCGGCGTCGAGCACGATGCCGGTGCGGAGGTGGGCCACCGGGATGCCTGCGTCCTGGGCCGGCGCGGTGCAGCCCTCCCAGACCTGGCAGACGCGGGCGGGGAAGTCGTCGCCGGCTGCGCCGGTCTCGTCGGTGGCGCGGTCGCCCGTGTCGCCGTAGTAGCCGATGGCCGACGCCGACAGCAGCACCGCGGGCGGCCGTGCGAGTGCGGCCAGCGTGGTCGACAGCAGGGTGGTCCCGAGGCGCCGGGACGACATGATCCGGTCCTTCTGCTGCTCGGTCCATCGAGAGTCGGCGATCCCGGCGCCGGCAAGGTGCACGACGCCGTCGAGGCCCTCGAGCGCACCGAGGTCGATCGTCCCCGTCGACGGGTCCCATTCGGCGGTGTCGTCGGAGCTCGGGTCGTCGGAGGCCGTGTCGTCGGAAGCTGTGCTGTCGGGCCCCGCGGCGCCGGGGCGGACGAGCCGGAGCACGTGGTGGCCGTCGGCGCGGAGCCGGGCGACGAGCGCGCTGCCGATCAGGCCGGTGGAGCCGGTGACCGCGATGTCCATGCCGTCCTTCCTACCGCGGGGAGCCGCTCCTACCCGCCGCGCCCCTCCGCCGCGGGGTCGGGCGCCAGATCAGCCGGCGGCGCGATCGGCGACGATGCGCCAGGCGAACCGGGGCAGGAGCCGGAAGACGAAGAACGGGTACTTCAGCAGCGGCGGCGCCCACACGACCTCCTGGCCCTTGGCGAGCCCGTCGACGATGAGCGCGGCGACCTTGTCGGGGGTGGTGGAGAACGGCGCGGCGTCCATGCCCTCGGTCATCTTCGTGCGGACGAAGCCGGGCCGGACCACGACGACCTTCACTCCCGAGCCGTCGAGCGCGTCGCCGAGGCCTTGGCCGAACGCGTCGAGGCCGGCCTTGGTCGAGCCGTAGACGAAGTTGTCCTTGCGGCCCCGGAGCCCGGCGACCGAGGACATGAGCACGATCGTCCCGTGGCCCTGGCGCTTCAGCCGCTCCGCGACCACGAGCGACGCCGACACGAGCCCGCCGAAGTTGATCTCGACGGCCTTGGCGGCGAAGACCGGGTCGGCGTCGAAGGCGGCCTGGCTGCCGAGGATGCCGGCCGGCACGTAGACGAGGTCGATGTCGCCGTGGCGGTCGAACACCTCGTCGATGACCTTCTGGTGGCTCTCGACGTCGGTCGAGTCCCAGTGGACGAGCTCGACCGTGGTCGCGCCGGCGGCCCGCACGGCCTCGGCGACCGGCTCCATGTCGTCCTCGGGGCGCCCGGCCAGGACGACCGTCCGGCAGCGGGCCCGGGCGAGCCGGACGCACAGCGCCCGACCGATGTCGGAACCGCCGCCCAGCACGAGCACGGACTGGACCTCACCGAGGGCGTCTTGCACCGTCTTGCATCCTCTCGCCTCGCGACGTCTCGGCGCCTGCACGCCGAGCGCGACCTGCCGGGGGACCCGGCGCAGCCGTCCCGCGAGGTTACCGGCGATGCCCGAGCGGCCACGAAGGCCGCCCCTCACGGGCTCGGCGGCACCGCCGGCGCGCCGGCGAGCGGGAGCTCGATCGTCACCTCGGTGCCCCGACCCGGCTCGGCGTCGAGCGACACGGAGCCGCCGTGGGCCTCCGCCACCGCCTGCACGATCGCCAGCCCGAGCCCGCTGCCGCCGCTGGCGCGCGTGCGGGACGGATCGGCGCGGTGGAACCGCTCGAAGGCCCGGGCCGCGTCCTCGGCCGACATGCCCGGCCCGTCGTCGGCCACGACGACCCGGACGGCGCCGGCGCCGGGCAGCAGTCGGAGCTGCACGGTCGTGCCTGCCGGTGTGTGGACGCCCGCGTTGCCGAGGAGGTTGGCGACGACCTGGTGGAGGAGGTCGGGGTCGCCCACCACCGTCACCGGCCCGTCGCCCGGCGGCAGCTCGAGCACCAGCTCGTGGTCGCGGTGGACCGTCGAGAAGTCGGCCGCCGCGTCGCGCAGCACGGGCACCAGGTCGACCGGCTCGACGCGTGGCCGGCGGCCCTGGTCGAGGCGGGCGAGCTGCAGCAGGTCGCCGACGAGGTTGCCCATGCGGACCGACTCGGCCTCGATGCGTCGCATGGCGGCGTCGAGCTGCTCCGGGTCCTCCAGCCCGCCGGCCCGCTGCAGCTCCGCGTAGCCCCGGATCGTGGTGACGGGGGTGCGGAGCTCGTGGCTGGCGTCGCCGACGAAGCGTCGCAACCGCTCCTGCGACGCAGCTCGCTCGTCGAAGGCGGCCTGGATGTTGCCGAGCATCACGTTGAGCGCGTCGCCGAGCTCGGCCGCCTCGGTGCCGGCCGGTGCCGGCGGGATCCGGTGCGAGAGGTCACCGGCGGCGATGTCGGCCGCGGCACCGGTCATCTCCTTGATCGGCCGGACGCCCAGTCGGAGCACCCACCACGAGATCAGCGCCAGCACGGCGAGCAGCACCGCGCCGGTGACGACCACGACGATGACGAGCCGCTGGGTCGTGCCGTCGACGTCGGTCAGCAGCAGCCCGGTCAGCACCAGCGCGCCGGTGCGGGCGTCCTCGTGGGCGACGACCCGGTAGCGCTCGTCACCGCCGGTCGAGTCGACGGTGAACGGCTCGCCGGTGGCGGCGGCGACGCGGATCCGGGCGATGTCGACGTCGGGACGGCCCGTGTCGTCGAGCGAGTTGGGCACGCGCAGCGACCGGACGGTCGCCCCGTCGACGAAGCCGACGTACAGCGTGTTGAACGACTCCTCGTCGTCGGTCGCCTCGGAAGGCTGCTCGGTCGGCTGCTCCGACGGCGGGACGAGGATGTCCGCGCCGGCCGGGGGCTGCTGGTCCCCCGTCCCGGGCCGGGGCGCGAACGACGGCCCCGAGGCGCGCTCCAGCTGGGCGTCGACCTGGTCGAGCAGGTGGGTCGACGTGGTGCGGACCACGACGACGCCCGCGACCAGCAGGACGAGCGCCACCAGCCCCATGGCCGACAGCACGCGGGCGCGCAGCGAGAGGCCGCCGCGGCCCCGACCCGGCCTCGCCATGGTCAGGCCGGCACCCGCAGCGTGTAGCCCACGCCGCGGATCGTGTGGATCATCTTCGGGTCGATCGTGTCGACCTTGCGCCGCAGGTAGCCGATGTAGGTCTCGACGATCCCGCCGTCGCCGCCGAAGTCGAACTCCCACACGTGGTCGAGGATCTGCGCCTTCGACATGACGCGCCCGGCGTTCTGCATGAGGAACCGCAGCAGGTTGAACTCGGTGGGGGAGAGCTGCACCTCGTCGCCGCCCCGCGTCACCCGGTGGGCGTCGTCGTCGAGCACGAGGTCGCCGCAGCGCAGGACGCTGGTGTCGGGTCCCACCGCGCCGGTCCGGCGCAGCACGGCACCGATGCGGGCGACCAGCTCCTCGAGGCTGAACGGCTTCACCAGGTAGTCGTCGCCGCCGAGCGTGAGCCCGCGGACCTTGTCCTCGGTCCCGTCCTTGGCGGTGAGGAACACGACCGGCGTCCGGACGCCGTCGTTGCGGAGCCGTCGGCACACCTCGAAGCCGTCGAGGTCGGGGAGCATCACGTCGAGCACGATGAGGTCGGGCCGGAGGCCGACGGCGACGTCGATCGCCTCGCGGCCGTTGGCGGCAGGGTGGACGTCGAAGCCCGAGTGGCGCAGCGCCGCCTCCAGCATCGAGCGGAGGTTGTCCTCGTCGTCCACGAGCAGGAGCGTCGGGGGTCGGCCGGTGACCGGCGAGGTCGTCGTGCTCATGGGCGCCAGTGTCGCCGAGTTCCCTGAGAGCCGGCCGAGAGGAGGGTGAGGGTTCTGCGAGAGCTCCCAGCCGCTGCGGGGCCACCACCGGGGCGTCCTATCCTTCCGGCCGTGAGCACCCGGATGCTGATCATCCTCGCCCTGCTGTGCGGTCTCGCGGTGCTCGTCGCGTTCGCGGTGCAGGCCGCGCAGATCATCTGAGCGCCGGGCGCGCGGGCCCGGTCGGTCGCGTTCGGGGCGGCTGGGCGGCGTCGGTAGTCTCGGCCTCGTGGAGCAGACGCACTTCGACCTCGTGATCATCGGCGGCGGACCGGCGGGCTACGGCGCCGCCCTCTACGGCGCCTCGGCGGGCCTGGACATCGCCCTCGTGGAGAAGGACAAGGTGGGCGGGACCTGCCTGCACCGCGGCTGCATCCCCGCGAAGGAGCTCCTCGAGACCGCGGCGATCGTGCGCACCGTCGCCCACGCCGGCGACTTCGGCGTGAAGGTGCAGCCGCTGGGCCTCGAGTGGTCGACGACGCTCGAGCGCAAGCAGTCGGTGATCGACAAGCTGGCCGGCGGCGTCACCGGGCTCCTCAAGAACCGCAAGGTCACGATCCTCGACGGCACCGCCACGCTCGGGCCCGACCGCACGGTCTCCGTGGTCGGCGGACCCGACGGGTCGGAGTCCGCCACCCTGACCGCCGACGCCGTCGTCCTCGCCCCGGGCTCGGTGCCCCGCGTCATCCCCGGCTTCGAGCCGGGCGGCCCGGTCGTCACCTCCGACGAGTTCTTCCACATCCCCGGCGTCCCCGAGCGGGCGGTCGTCATCGGCGGCGGCGCCATCGGCTGCGAGTTCGCGTCGACGCTGGCGGACCTCGGCGCCTCGGTCACGATCCTCGAGGCGCTGCCGAAGATCCTCCCCGGCTGCGACGACGACGTGACCCGCGTCGTGCTGCAGACGTTCAAGAAGAAGGGCATCGACGTGCGGACGGGCGTCGCGGTGACCGGCCACTCGCCCGGCGCGGGCGGCGGCACCAGCGTGAGCTTCGGCGAGGGCGAGACCCTCGAGACCGACCTCGTCGTCGTCTCGGTCGGCCGGGCCCCGTACACCGAGGGGCTGCTGGCCGAGGGCACCGGCGTGAAGATCACCGACCGCGGCTTCATCGACGTCGACCAGCTGTACCGCACCGGCGAGCCGTCGGTGTGGGCGATCGGCGACGTCATCGCCACTCCGCAGCTCGCCCACGTCGGCTTCGCCGAGGCGATCTGCGTGGTCACCGACATCCTCGGCGAGACGCCGGTGCCGGTCGACAACTCCCGCGTGCCGTGGGCGATCTACTGCCAGCCCGAGGTGGCGTTCGCCGGTCTCTCCGAGACGGCGGCGAAGGAGGCCGGCTACGACGTCGTGACGTCGAAGCACCGCTTCGGCGGCAACTCCCGTGCGGTCATCCTCGGCCAGCCCGACGGCCTGGTGAAGGTCATCGCCGAGAAGCGGCCCGACGGCTCCGCCGGGCAGATCCTCGGCGTGCACATGGTCGGCCCGTGGGTCACCGAGCAGCTCTCCGGCGGCTACCTGGCGGTGAACTGGGAGGCGACCGTCGACGAGGTGGCGGCCTTCATCCAGCCCCACCCGTCGCTCACCGAGCTGTTCGGCGAATCGGTCCTGGCGCTCACGGGAAGGTCCCTCCACGGCTGATCCGCCGATCCGTGCCACGGAACGGGAACGAACGGCCCTAGAGACAAGTTGAAGACAAGTAGGCTCGGGTGCGGTTCGGTGCACCGGGCCCGCCCGGCCTCGTGTCCGGGTCGATCGCAGACGTTCGACGTGCCGGCAGAGGCGCCGGCCTGAAGGGAACGGCCATGGCCGACATCGTGATGCCGCAGCTCGGCGAGAGCGTCACCGAGGGGACCATCACCCGCTGGTTCAAGGCGGTCGGGGACCCCGTGACCGAGGACGAGCCGTTGTTCGAGGTGTCGACCGACAAGGTCGACACCGAGGTGCCGGCCCCCGCCTCGGGCGTCCTGTCCGAGATCCGCGTCCCCGAGGGCGACACCGTCGACGTCGGCACCGTGCTCGCCGTCCTGGGCGACGGCGCGGCCGCGCCGGCCGCCGCCGCCGAGGCCCCCGCTCCCGAGGCGGCCCCCGCTCCCGCTCCCGAGGCGGCGCCGGCTCCCGCTCCGGCGGCGGCCCCCGCTCCCGAGCCCCCGGCGGCTCCCGCCCCTGCGCCCGCTCCGGCCCCGGCTCCTGCCCCCGCGGCGACGGCCCCGGCCGACCAGGCGCCCGCAGCCCCCGCACCTGCGGCGCCCGCGGCCCCGGCTCCCGCTCCTGCGGCCCCGGCTCCCGCCGGGTCCGACGGCTCCGGCGCGCTGCTGTCACCGCTCGTCCGCCGGCTGATCGACGAGCACGGTCTCGACGTCGGCTCGATCAAGGGCACCGGCGTCGGCGGCCGCATCACCCGCGAGGACGTGCTCGACGTCATCGACGCCAAGGCCGGCGCACCCGCCCCGGCCGCCCCTGCTGCGCCCGCCGCCCCGGCTGCGCCTGCGGCCCCGGCCGCGCCTGCGCCCGCGACAGCGGCACCCCGGTCCACGCCCGCGCCGCCGGCCGCCTCCCCGATGCGCCCCGGCAGCGGCGACACCGTCGAGCCGCTCAACAAGATCCGCAAGGTCACGGGCGACCACATGGTCATGTCCAAGGCGACCTCGCCCCACGCCATCACGATGGTCGAGGTCGACTACGAGGCCGTCGAGCGCGTCCGCCGGGTCGAGCGGTCCCGGTTCAAGGACGAGGAGGGCTTCTCGCTCACGTACCTGCCGTTCGTGTCCCGCGCCGTCGTCGACGCGCTCCGCGAGTTCCCGCACATGAACGCGTCGGTCGCCGACGGCTCGCTGGTGCTCCACAACGAGGTGCACCTCGCCATCGCCGTCGACCTCGACTACGAGGGCCTGCTCGCCCCGGTGATCGCGGACGCCCACGAGAAGCGGCTGCGGGCCATCGCCCACGAGATCAGCGACCTGGCCGCCCGGGCCCGCTCCAAGCAGCTCGGCCCCGACGAGCTCACCGGCGGCACGTTCACGATCTCGAACTCGGGCAGCTACGGCACGGCGATGGTGATCCCCATCATCAACCAGCCCCAGGTGGCGATCCTGTCGACCGACGGGGTGTCCCGGAAGCCCGTGGTCGTGGTCGACGAGTTCGGCGACGAGACGATCGGCATCCACTCGGTCGGCAACCTGACCCTGAGCTGGGACCACCGGGCGTTCGACGGCGCGTACGCCGCAGCGTTCATGGCCCGGCTCAAGGAGATCATCGAGACCCGCGACTGGGCCGCGGAGCTCGGGTGACGCCGTGTCCCCGATGACGCCGCACCACCGATGAGGCAGCCGTGAACCCCTTGCGGGTCCGCTGGCTGGGCACGGTCCCGTACCACGAGGCCTGGTCGCTGCAGCGGGCGCTGCACGACCGGCCCGGCGACCCCGGCGCGCCGACCGACGACCACCTGCTGCTGCTCGAGCACCCGCACACCTACACGCTCGGCCGCAACGCCGAGGCCGACCACGTGCTGGTCGAGCCGTCGTCGGTGGGCGCCGAGCTCGTCGCCGTCGACCGCGGCGGCGACGTCACCTACCACGGTCCCGGCCAGCTCGTCGCCTACCCGATCGTCACGCTCGACCCCTCGCCGCGCACCAAGGACTACGTGCACCTCCTCGAGGACGTGCTGATCGACGCGCTCCGGTCCGTCGGCCTCGGCGGCGCCGGCCGCCACGACGGCTACCCGGGGGTGTGGGTCGCCCCGAACACGGCGTCGGCCCGCAAGGTGGCGCAGATCGGCGTGCGCGTCGAGCGGGGTCGCACCCTCCACGGCGTGGCGCTCAACGTCGCGCCCGACATGACGTACTTCGGCCACATCGTGCCCTGCGGCATCACCGACTACGGGGTGACGTCGCTCGCCGAGGAGGGCGTCGACGCGTCGATGCGCCAGGTCGTCGACGCGCTCGCCGAGGCCTTCGTCGCCCGGTGGGGCGCACGGGCCGCGGCGCTCGGTGCCGGCCCGCTCGAGGTCGACCGGGCCGACGTCGTGTGGCGGCGGCCCACCGTGGCCGGCCAGGCGCTCGACGACGCCGACCTCGCGCCGTTCAGCCGGGGCCTGGGCCCGGGGGAGCGGACCACGGGCGCGAACGCCACCGTCGGCGAGGCCCGGCCCGCAGCGGCCGGCGCCGCAGCGGCGGCCGGCGGGACCTCGGTCCGCCTCCTCGGTCGCCTGGCCGAGGCCGGCGTCACCCAGGCGGTGGCGCTCACCGACCGCAAGCCCGACTGGATGCGCGCCCCGGTCCGCCACGGCGCCGACGTGCTCGGGGTCAAGCGGACGGTCCGGGACCTGGGGCTGATCACCGTCTGCGAGGAGGCGGGTTGCCCCAACCTCAGCGAGTGCTGGTCCGACGGCACCGCCACGTTCATGGTGTGCGGCGAGCGCTGCACGAGGGCGTGCGGGTTCTGCCTGGTCGACACGCGGCACCCCGGGCCGCTGCAGGCCGACGAGCCCGAGCGGGTCGCCGAGGCCGTCGCCCGCATGGACCTCTCGTACGCGGTGATCACGATGGTCGCCCGGGACGACCTGCCCGACGGCGGTGCGGCCCACGTCGCCGCCACCGTCCGGGCGATCCGGGACCGTCGGCCGGGGACGTCGGTCGAGGTGCTGATCTCGGACCTGAAGGGCGACGCCGCCGCCCTCGACGTCGTGCTGGCGGCCGAGCCCGACGTTGTGAACCACAACGTCGAGACCGTGGCCCGGCTCCAGCGGGCTGTCCGGCCGTCGGCGGGCTACGCCCGGTCGCTCGCCCTGCTCGGCCGCTCGGCGCTGGCCGGGCGCACGACGAAGTCGGGGCTGGTGCTGGGGCTCGGGGAGACCGCCGACGAGGTGACCTCGACGCTGGCCGACCTCGCCGCCGTCGGCGTCCAGATCGTCACGATCGGCCAGTACCTGCGGCCGACGTCGCACCACCTACCGGTGTCGCGCTGGTGGACGCCCGAGGACTTCGAGCGCTTCGCCGAGGTGGGCCGGTCGCTGGGCCTCGCCCACGTCGAGTCGAGCCCGTTCACGCGGTCGAGCTACCACGCACGCGGCGCCGCCGAGGCCGCCACGCCCGTCGCCGTCGGCTGAGCGCCGGTCCGGACCGCCCCGGCGGGCGGGCAGACTGGGCGCCATGGGCTTCGTGTCGCAGTTCGGTCGCTCGGTCGACAACCAGGCCACGCGTGACGCCTCGGGGCAGCTCGACCTGCAGCTGCCGGCGTACGCCACCGGGACCGTCCACCACGAGGCGGTCCTCGACGACGGCACGGTCGTCCACCACCACCAGGTGTTCGAGCGCGGCGTGCTCGTCGACTGGATCGAGGACGACGAGCCGGGGCCCTGGGCGCTGATCCGGCCCGGATCCCCGCTGCGGCCCTGCCCGGCGGGGATCGCGTCGCCCGACGACGTCGCCGCGGCCGGGCTGCGGCTCGGCGACCAGGTGCTCGACCTGCCGCTGCTCGACGACCTCCCCGCCCCGGCCTTCGACGCCCTCGCGCGGGTCCCCGACGCCACCGCCCGACTGCGCTTCGAGGTCTTCGGCACGCCCGTCGG includes:
- a CDS encoding decaprenylphospho-beta-D-erythro-pentofuranosid-2-ulose 2-reductase, whose amino-acid sequence is MQDALGEVQSVLVLGGGSDIGRALCVRLARARCRTVVLAGRPEDDMEPVAEAVRAAGATTVELVHWDSTDVESHQKVIDEVFDRHGDIDLVYVPAGILGSQAAFDADPVFAAKAVEINFGGLVSASLVVAERLKRQGHGTIVLMSSVAGLRGRKDNFVYGSTKAGLDAFGQGLGDALDGSGVKVVVVRPGFVRTKMTEGMDAAPFSTTPDKVAALIVDGLAKGQEVVWAPPLLKYPFFVFRLLPRFAWRIVADRAAG
- a CDS encoding HAD-IB family hydrolase gives rise to the protein MSRTIAAFDFDGTITKRDTLVPFLAKVAGPARFTSACTRLGLLGARRKVPLQDRDRIKEHMIELLLGGRAEEDLRHAGERYARDLLTGDRLRPDVVARIHEHHRVGHSTVIVSASLVYYLEPIARELSMDGVIGVEPEVVDGVLTGRLARPNVRAEQKAVRLREWLGAAPDGELDVTVHGYGNSSGDHALLEMSEQGWWFGRAAKVPSGARPFRPGTPLD
- a CDS encoding TIGR01777 family oxidoreductase — encoded protein: MDIAVTGSTGLIGSALVARLRADGHHVLRLVRPGAAGPDSTASDDTASDDPSSDDTAEWDPSTGTIDLGALEGLDGVVHLAGAGIADSRWTEQQKDRIMSSRRLGTTLLSTTLAALARPPAVLLSASAIGYYGDTGDRATDETGAAGDDFPARVCQVWEGCTAPAQDAGIPVAHLRTGIVLDAGGGALAKQLPFFRVGLGGRSGSGRQFQSWITLRDEIGAITFLLERAAAARGGDGTPVTGPVNLVAPEPVRNAEFASTLGRVLHRPTTIIPMIGPRVLYGRELADSLLLTSQRIVSGVLADAGYEFEDPVLEPALRAILDR
- the lipA gene encoding lipoyl synthase, which gives rise to MNPLRVRWLGTVPYHEAWSLQRALHDRPGDPGAPTDDHLLLLEHPHTYTLGRNAEADHVLVEPSSVGAELVAVDRGGDVTYHGPGQLVAYPIVTLDPSPRTKDYVHLLEDVLIDALRSVGLGGAGRHDGYPGVWVAPNTASARKVAQIGVRVERGRTLHGVALNVAPDMTYFGHIVPCGITDYGVTSLAEEGVDASMRQVVDALAEAFVARWGARAAALGAGPLEVDRADVVWRRPTVAGQALDDADLAPFSRGLGPGERTTGANATVGEARPAAAGAAAAAGGTSVRLLGRLAEAGVTQAVALTDRKPDWMRAPVRHGADVLGVKRTVRDLGLITVCEEAGCPNLSECWSDGTATFMVCGERCTRACGFCLVDTRHPGPLQADEPERVAEAVARMDLSYAVITMVARDDLPDGGAAHVAATVRAIRDRRPGTSVEVLISDLKGDAAALDVVLAAEPDVVNHNVETVARLQRAVRPSAGYARSLALLGRSALAGRTTKSGLVLGLGETADEVTSTLADLAAVGVQIVTIGQYLRPTSHHLPVSRWWTPEDFERFAEVGRSLGLAHVESSPFTRSSYHARGAAEAATPVAVG
- the lpdA gene encoding dihydrolipoyl dehydrogenase encodes the protein MEQTHFDLVIIGGGPAGYGAALYGASAGLDIALVEKDKVGGTCLHRGCIPAKELLETAAIVRTVAHAGDFGVKVQPLGLEWSTTLERKQSVIDKLAGGVTGLLKNRKVTILDGTATLGPDRTVSVVGGPDGSESATLTADAVVLAPGSVPRVIPGFEPGGPVVTSDEFFHIPGVPERAVVIGGGAIGCEFASTLADLGASVTILEALPKILPGCDDDVTRVVLQTFKKKGIDVRTGVAVTGHSPGAGGGTSVSFGEGETLETDLVVVSVGRAPYTEGLLAEGTGVKITDRGFIDVDQLYRTGEPSVWAIGDVIATPQLAHVGFAEAICVVTDILGETPVPVDNSRVPWAIYCQPEVAFAGLSETAAKEAGYDVVTSKHRFGGNSRAVILGQPDGLVKVIAEKRPDGSAGQILGVHMVGPWVTEQLSGGYLAVNWEATVDEVAAFIQPHPSLTELFGESVLALTGRSLHG
- the sucB gene encoding 2-oxoglutarate dehydrogenase, E2 component, dihydrolipoamide succinyltransferase; this translates as MADIVMPQLGESVTEGTITRWFKAVGDPVTEDEPLFEVSTDKVDTEVPAPASGVLSEIRVPEGDTVDVGTVLAVLGDGAAAPAAAAEAPAPEAAPAPAPEAAPAPAPAAAPAPEPPAAPAPAPAPAPAPAPAATAPADQAPAAPAPAAPAAPAPAPAAPAPAGSDGSGALLSPLVRRLIDEHGLDVGSIKGTGVGGRITREDVLDVIDAKAGAPAPAAPAAPAAPAAPAAPAAPAPATAAPRSTPAPPAASPMRPGSGDTVEPLNKIRKVTGDHMVMSKATSPHAITMVEVDYEAVERVRRVERSRFKDEEGFSLTYLPFVSRAVVDALREFPHMNASVADGSLVLHNEVHLAIAVDLDYEGLLAPVIADAHEKRLRAIAHEISDLAARARSKQLGPDELTGGTFTISNSGSYGTAMVIPIINQPQVAILSTDGVSRKPVVVVDEFGDETIGIHSVGNLTLSWDHRAFDGAYAAAFMARLKEIIETRDWAAELG
- a CDS encoding SRPBCC family protein, which produces MTAQPTTTDPSAPTASTATSVSVSRLIPATAQRLFDLVADPTMHPVIDGSGSVRGVKGAKRKLALGDRFTANMRVGLPYFISNTVVEYAEGRRFAWAHVGGWRWRWEFEEQEPVDGEPITRVTETFDWSTAKAAGYVTRLGWPEKNRTAMERSLNRLATYIAHTSQPL
- a CDS encoding sensor histidine kinase; this encodes MARPGRGRGGLSLRARVLSAMGLVALVLLVAGVVVVRTTSTHLLDQVDAQLERASGPSFAPRPGTGDQQPPAGADILVPPSEQPTEQPSEATDDEESFNTLYVGFVDGATVRSLRVPNSLDDTGRPDVDIARIRVAAATGEPFTVDSTGGDERYRVVAHEDARTGALVLTGLLLTDVDGTTQRLVIVVVVTGAVLLAVLALISWWVLRLGVRPIKEMTGAAADIAAGDLSHRIPPAPAGTEAAELGDALNVMLGNIQAAFDERAASQERLRRFVGDASHELRTPVTTIRGYAELQRAGGLEDPEQLDAAMRRIEAESVRMGNLVGDLLQLARLDQGRRPRVEPVDLVPVLRDAAADFSTVHRDHELVLELPPGDGPVTVVGDPDLLHQVVANLLGNAGVHTPAGTTVQLRLLPGAGAVRVVVADDGPGMSAEDAARAFERFHRADPSRTRASGGSGLGLAIVQAVAEAHGGSVSLDAEPGRGTEVTIELPLAGAPAVPPSP
- a CDS encoding response regulator transcription factor — its product is MSTTTSPVTGRPPTLLLVDDEDNLRSMLEAALRHSGFDVHPAANGREAIDVAVGLRPDLIVLDVMLPDLDGFEVCRRLRNDGVRTPVVFLTAKDGTEDKVRGLTLGGDDYLVKPFSLEELVARIGAVLRRTGAVGPDTSVLRCGDLVLDDDAHRVTRGGDEVQLSPTEFNLLRFLMQNAGRVMSKAQILDHVWEFDFGGDGGIVETYIGYLRRKVDTIDPKMIHTIRGVGYTLRVPA